One Cellulomonas soli DNA window includes the following coding sequences:
- a CDS encoding aldo/keto reductase: protein MQQRTIGPYSVSAIGLGGMPMSIEGRPDRDRAVATIHAALDAGVTLIDTADSYHLHADEVGHNEELIAQALRSYGGSTDGVLVATKGGHLRPGDGSWTQDGRPEHVKQAARASARRLGVEAIGLYQFHRPDPTVPYADSVGALVELLDEGVIQQAGISNASVAQIDEAQQVLDGRLVSVQNQFSPAFRSSLDELWHCADLGLAFLPWSPLGGIARSGELGTRHGAFQQVADAHGVSPQQVALAWELALAPVVIPIPGASRPASIVDSTHAVDLVLTDDEVTALSHA from the coding sequence GTGCAGCAGCGCACCATCGGCCCGTACTCCGTGAGCGCCATCGGACTCGGCGGCATGCCGATGTCCATCGAGGGCCGCCCCGACCGGGACCGCGCCGTCGCCACCATCCACGCCGCGCTCGACGCCGGCGTGACCCTGATCGACACCGCCGACTCCTACCACCTGCACGCCGACGAGGTCGGGCACAACGAGGAGCTCATCGCACAGGCCCTGCGCAGCTACGGCGGCAGCACCGACGGCGTGCTCGTCGCCACCAAGGGCGGTCACCTGCGGCCCGGCGACGGCAGCTGGACCCAGGACGGCCGGCCCGAGCACGTCAAGCAGGCCGCCCGTGCTTCCGCCCGCCGGCTCGGCGTCGAGGCCATCGGCCTCTACCAGTTCCACCGCCCCGACCCCACCGTCCCCTACGCGGACTCCGTCGGCGCGCTCGTCGAGCTCCTCGACGAGGGGGTCATCCAGCAGGCCGGCATCTCGAATGCGTCCGTCGCCCAGATCGACGAGGCGCAGCAGGTGCTCGACGGTCGGCTCGTGTCCGTGCAGAACCAGTTCTCCCCCGCGTTCCGCAGCAGCCTCGACGAGCTGTGGCACTGCGCCGACCTCGGCCTGGCGTTCCTGCCGTGGTCCCCGCTCGGCGGCATCGCCCGCTCCGGCGAGCTCGGCACCCGGCACGGCGCGTTCCAGCAGGTCGCCGACGCGCACGGGGTCAGCCCGCAGCAGGTCGCACTCGCCTGGGAGCTCGCGCTGGCGCCCGTCGTGATCCCGATCCCCGGCGCCTCGCGGCCCGCGAGCATCGTCGACTCGACGCACGCGGTCGACCTGGTCCTCACCGACGACGAGGTCACGGCGCTCTCGCACGCGTGA
- a CDS encoding aldo/keto reductase, whose amino-acid sequence MKTFTLPGTDIVAPNVVLGLMRIAEKTDDEIRTLVQTGLDAGITFVDHADIYGRELHECESRFAEALDLTPSQRDALTIQTKCGIVREGPYFDFSYEHILESVDGSLAALRTDRIDVLLLHRPDALVEPDEVARAFDELEAAGKVRAFGVSNHTPGQIELLRRSVRQPIVANQLQLSVTHAPIVTQGVSANMVGEDQSVTRDGGGILDYCRLHDITVQAWSPFQAGFFTGTFLGNPEYAELNRVIDELAARYDVPAIAIATAWITRHPARMQVVLGTTSPERVAGAAQGSDLPLTRAEWYALFRAAGHLVP is encoded by the coding sequence ATGAAGACCTTCACCCTGCCCGGCACCGACATCGTCGCGCCCAACGTCGTCCTCGGGCTCATGCGCATCGCCGAGAAGACCGACGACGAGATCCGCACGCTCGTGCAGACCGGCCTCGACGCCGGCATCACCTTCGTCGACCACGCCGACATCTACGGGCGCGAGCTGCACGAGTGCGAGTCCCGGTTCGCCGAGGCCCTCGACCTCACCCCGTCGCAGCGCGACGCGCTCACCATCCAGACCAAGTGCGGGATCGTGCGCGAGGGGCCGTACTTCGACTTCTCCTACGAGCACATCCTCGAGTCGGTCGACGGCTCGCTCGCGGCACTGCGCACCGACCGCATCGACGTGCTCCTGCTGCACCGCCCCGACGCGCTCGTCGAGCCCGACGAGGTCGCCCGCGCGTTCGACGAGCTCGAGGCTGCCGGCAAGGTCCGCGCGTTCGGCGTCTCCAACCACACGCCCGGCCAGATCGAGCTGCTGCGCCGCTCCGTCCGTCAGCCGATCGTCGCCAACCAGCTGCAGCTGTCGGTCACGCACGCGCCGATCGTGACGCAGGGCGTGTCCGCCAACATGGTCGGCGAGGACCAGTCGGTCACGCGCGACGGTGGCGGCATCCTCGACTACTGCCGCCTGCACGACATCACCGTGCAGGCATGGTCGCCGTTCCAGGCCGGGTTCTTCACCGGCACGTTCCTGGGCAACCCGGAGTACGCCGAGCTGAACCGCGTGATCGACGAGCTCGCCGCCCGCTACGACGTGCCGGCCATCGCGATCGCCACCGCGTGGATCACCCGCCACCCGGCCCGGATGCAGGTCGTGCTCGGCACCACGTCCCCCGAGCGGGTTGCCGGTGCCGCGCAAGGCTCCGACCTGCCGCTGACGCGGGCGGAGTGGTACGCGCTGTTCCGCGCGGCGGGGCACCTCGTGCCCTGA
- a CDS encoding DivIVA domain-containing protein — protein sequence MLSADDVLLARFSTTKFRPGYDQGEVDEFLDRVVQTLREAGTREPVRRDVSVEELDGVTFRQTSWLEGYAIDEVDAFLAELRPSLASRPIPTPALDGPSLDRTPERAMDPGRPTGWRLVGQVLEMLTIGERPTEPRPLVRPPEAPRASAKNVVVTADEVRWRARRRVEGRLAVAEIRQIVLMDLEYSSRSSTVLIPYALVIDHAGAVRLRAVGSRSDRRLRQMWDGLGVPVVQASFLAGRVKDARRRWPEAFSFVHAYPVSTTFAVLAAYMLVVVPILIALGF from the coding sequence GTGCTCTCCGCTGACGACGTCCTGCTCGCGCGGTTCTCGACGACGAAGTTCCGCCCCGGGTACGACCAGGGCGAGGTCGACGAGTTCCTCGACCGGGTCGTGCAGACGCTGCGCGAGGCCGGCACGAGGGAGCCGGTGCGTCGCGACGTCTCCGTCGAGGAGCTCGACGGTGTGACGTTCCGGCAGACGTCGTGGCTCGAGGGCTACGCCATCGACGAGGTCGACGCGTTCCTGGCCGAGCTGCGTCCCAGCCTGGCGAGTCGACCGATCCCGACGCCCGCCCTCGACGGGCCGTCGCTGGATCGCACCCCCGAGCGCGCCATGGACCCGGGGAGGCCGACCGGGTGGCGACTCGTGGGGCAGGTGCTCGAGATGCTGACGATCGGCGAGCGCCCGACCGAGCCCCGGCCGCTCGTGAGGCCGCCAGAGGCACCGCGCGCGTCCGCGAAGAACGTGGTCGTGACCGCGGACGAGGTGCGTTGGCGTGCTCGGCGCCGGGTCGAGGGGCGGCTGGCCGTGGCGGAGATCCGGCAGATCGTGCTCATGGACCTCGAGTACAGCTCGAGGAGCTCCACGGTCCTCATCCCGTACGCGCTCGTCATCGACCACGCCGGCGCCGTGCGGCTGCGCGCCGTCGGGAGCAGGTCGGACCGGCGCCTCCGGCAGATGTGGGACGGCCTCGGGGTCCCGGTGGTGCAGGCCTCGTTCCTCGCGGGCCGCGTCAAGGACGCACGCCGCCGGTGGCCCGAGGCATTCTCGTTCGTGCACGCGTACCCGGTGTCGACCACGTTCGCGGTGCTCGCCGCGTACATGCTCGTGGTCGTCCCGATCCTCATCGCGCTCGGCTTCTGA